A part of Nitrospinota bacterium genomic DNA contains:
- a CDS encoding DUF885 domain-containing protein, whose product MPATDTEALGLIDEVLDSYCRANPVWATYAGVRDFDGALPDLRAEARQEWLEARKDFARRLKEVLEDGEGLSRDARLDLDFLKRKLDMEVSLEEATRPAERNPTLAPKSALYGLYFLTLRPFGDEGERAARLSERLRGVPALLEEGARQLVEPAEVPPLWVTVARQLVQGGDTFIAAVVPALASEAPSLASDLDRASAVARDSLEKYGRFLDKLAERAAGDFAVGEALFNSICQDFHGLGHRAGDLVAIGHDAIDQTKAALAEEARLIEAGEDWESVTERLQGDVVEPSEVLPLYRDQMERARRFVEERDLATIPEDERLEIVPTPPFARVIIPYAAYIPPGAFEADQTGYFWVTPVDEADPKVRSERLRGHCPTKAQVTALHEAYPGHHLQFTRANRLAWPVRKLFSSTVLVEGWALYCEELMYEEGFYTEPGVRFMELLGQLWRDCRVVIDASLHTRQMTPEQAVEMLVSVAKLSRPNAEAEVLRYTLSPTQPMSYHMGKRELLFLRTAYRQLLGDRFDLKAFHDKLLDFGSLPLPTIRDAMLEDARGLSSAGGVGVPA is encoded by the coding sequence ATGCCCGCAACCGACACCGAGGCGCTCGGCCTAATCGATGAAGTCCTGGACTCTTACTGTCGGGCCAACCCTGTATGGGCAACCTACGCCGGCGTGCGAGATTTCGACGGCGCCCTACCCGACCTGCGAGCCGAGGCCAGGCAGGAGTGGCTGGAGGCCAGGAAGGATTTCGCCCGGCGGCTCAAAGAGGTCCTGGAAGATGGCGAGGGGCTGTCGCGCGATGCGCGACTCGATCTCGACTTCCTCAAGCGCAAATTGGATATGGAGGTCTCTTTGGAGGAAGCCACACGTCCGGCGGAGCGCAATCCGACACTCGCCCCCAAGAGCGCCCTATACGGGCTCTACTTCCTTACGCTTAGGCCCTTCGGGGACGAGGGGGAGCGGGCCGCTCGGCTGAGCGAGAGGCTACGGGGTGTGCCGGCTCTCTTGGAGGAGGGCGCCCGGCAGCTCGTTGAGCCTGCAGAGGTTCCTCCCCTCTGGGTGACGGTCGCCCGCCAGCTCGTCCAGGGTGGGGATACCTTCATCGCCGCTGTGGTGCCCGCATTGGCTTCCGAGGCCCCCTCGTTGGCCTCCGATCTCGATCGGGCCAGCGCAGTGGCCCGAGATTCCTTGGAAAAGTATGGCCGCTTTCTTGACAAGCTCGCCGAGCGGGCCGCCGGAGACTTCGCCGTGGGGGAGGCCCTCTTCAACAGCATCTGTCAGGACTTCCACGGTCTCGGCCACAGGGCGGGCGATCTGGTGGCAATAGGCCACGACGCGATCGATCAGACGAAAGCGGCTCTCGCAGAGGAGGCCCGCCTCATCGAGGCAGGCGAGGACTGGGAGAGCGTTACCGAGAGGCTTCAGGGTGATGTGGTCGAGCCCTCCGAAGTCCTCCCTCTCTACCGCGATCAGATGGAGAGAGCGCGCCGGTTCGTCGAGGAGCGGGACCTGGCGACCATCCCGGAGGATGAGCGGCTGGAGATTGTCCCAACGCCTCCCTTCGCCCGGGTCATCATCCCATACGCCGCCTACATCCCACCCGGGGCTTTTGAGGCCGACCAGACCGGCTACTTTTGGGTGACCCCGGTGGATGAGGCCGACCCGAAGGTCCGATCCGAGCGCCTTCGGGGTCATTGCCCGACGAAGGCCCAGGTGACCGCGCTGCACGAGGCTTACCCGGGCCACCACCTCCAGTTCACCAGGGCCAACCGCTTGGCCTGGCCCGTCCGGAAGCTTTTCTCCTCGACGGTCCTGGTGGAGGGATGGGCTCTTTACTGTGAGGAGCTCATGTACGAGGAGGGTTTTTATACCGAGCCCGGGGTGCGCTTCATGGAGCTGCTCGGCCAGCTCTGGCGGGACTGTCGGGTAGTCATCGACGCTTCCCTTCACACGAGGCAAATGACGCCCGAGCAGGCCGTGGAGATGCTCGTGAGCGTGGCCAAGCTCTCCCGGCCAAACGCCGAGGCCGAGGTGCTCCGATACACCTTAAGCCCCACCCAGCCGATGAGCTACCACATGGGCAAGCGCGAGCTGCTCTTCTTGCGGACGGCCTACCGGCAGCTGCTCGGAGACCGATTCGACCTGAAAGCGTTCCACGACAAGCTGCTCGACTTTGGGAGCCTGCCGCTACCCACCATCCGGGACGCCATGCTCGAAGACGCCCGGGGCCTGTCCTCGGCAGGTGGTGTCGGGGTTCCGGCTTAG